The following coding sequences lie in one Kribbella sp. NBC_00709 genomic window:
- a CDS encoding D-2-hydroxyacid dehydrogenase produces the protein MIVVVGKESPGYAAAAGEVPVRFVDSLDDAADVFGEMEAVIAHVPPEVLAKAPKLRWVHSPSAGVDSDLTPEMRASPVVLTSSAGNGGISLAEHSILLMLMLNRDVPRWMRAQAEHRWDHYRHGELAGRTVGIYGLGHSGLDLALKAKAFHMRVLGVRRRPGQPSPNVDELCDLDQLLAESDFVVVTTPRTPSTAGVFGTDEFARMKSSAYFICISRGGIADDDALLEALRSGQIAGAGLDAHGVEPLPPESPFWSLPNVIVTPHNGATSDGTLRRSQEIVADNIRRFVAGEPLHNVVDKIAGY, from the coding sequence ATGATTGTTGTCGTTGGCAAGGAATCGCCCGGGTACGCCGCAGCGGCCGGGGAGGTGCCGGTGCGGTTCGTCGACTCGCTCGACGACGCGGCGGACGTCTTCGGTGAGATGGAGGCGGTGATCGCGCACGTGCCGCCGGAGGTGCTGGCGAAGGCGCCGAAGCTGCGCTGGGTGCACAGCCCGTCGGCCGGTGTCGACTCCGATCTCACGCCCGAGATGCGGGCGTCGCCGGTCGTCCTCACCTCGAGTGCGGGCAACGGCGGGATCTCGCTGGCCGAGCACTCGATCCTGCTGATGCTCATGCTGAACCGCGACGTACCGCGGTGGATGCGGGCACAGGCCGAGCATCGCTGGGACCACTACCGGCACGGAGAACTGGCCGGGCGCACGGTCGGCATCTACGGTCTGGGCCACTCCGGCCTCGATCTCGCGTTGAAAGCGAAGGCGTTCCACATGCGCGTCCTCGGCGTACGGCGACGCCCCGGCCAGCCGTCGCCGAACGTGGACGAGCTGTGTGATCTGGACCAGTTGCTGGCGGAGTCGGACTTCGTCGTGGTCACGACCCCGCGGACGCCGTCGACGGCCGGTGTCTTCGGCACGGACGAGTTCGCCCGGATGAAGTCGTCGGCGTACTTCATCTGCATCTCGCGCGGCGGCATCGCCGACGACGACGCGCTGCTGGAGGCGCTGCGGTCCGGGCAGATCGCGGGCGCCGGGCTGGACGCGCACGGCGTGGAGCCGTTGCCGCCGGAGAGCCCGTTCTGGTCGCTGCCGAACGTCATCGTCACGCCACACAACGGCGCGACGAGCGACGGGACACTGCGGCGCTCGCAGGAGATCGTCGCCGACAACATTCGCCGGTTCGTGGCCGGCGAACCGCTGCACAACGTCGTTGACAAGATTGCCGGTTACTAG
- a CDS encoding alpha-amylase family protein produces the protein MDNWSRTATRWAQLTLAEDDPAHFDADFWLRLMRDSKSNATCISAGGYVAYYPTQLEYHYRSKYLSGTDPFGTLVEGARGLDMAVMARVDPHAIHADAAEAHPEWLARDRDGNPIEHWAYPGVWLTCAFTPYHRQFITEVIREIVREYDVDAVFANRWEGYYGISYSEGARKSFRDEAGLELPLEEHGDGWPEYVAWRRRRLGELVGIWDQAVRDLRPHARFVPNLGALAARDLARDLVGPVAPLFIVDKQGRHGIEAPWAAGRNGKRNRGVFPDRPVQLITSVGPEHKYRWKDSVAPAAETKTWIVDGFAQGALPWFTKFNASIADERWVPPVVEAFNLHATVEPVLRDLRITAEVAVLDASRTGQLRAGDNDHEDGFYQALVEARIPFEFVSDQVMTLERLRAFKVVVLANAEQLSDEQCAILRSYVDGGGSLVAAYQSSLYDEAGAARSDFGLGDVLEVQLSDKSRPVQNNYIALTDPHPVNAGFDGTTRIIGGTHIIGVSSAAEAPFRFIPDFPDLPMEEVYQREAPDKPAVVCTENAKGGRTVYFAFNVGAIFWEALQPDHGRLIANAVSWALGKTPGVTVEGAGLVDVAVYRGDAGAAVALVNLTNPMAMRGPIRETLPLPPQTVSIAVPTDRVKVRLVVAGVDVEPAVSGGRVEVVIPTAGLLEVVHVNWSQA, from the coding sequence ATGGACAACTGGTCTCGGACCGCGACCCGTTGGGCCCAGCTCACCCTGGCCGAGGACGATCCCGCACACTTCGACGCAGACTTCTGGCTGCGGCTGATGCGCGACAGCAAGTCCAACGCGACCTGCATCAGCGCCGGCGGGTACGTCGCCTACTACCCGACCCAGCTCGAGTACCACTACCGCAGCAAGTACCTCTCCGGCACCGACCCGTTCGGCACGCTCGTCGAGGGTGCCCGCGGTCTCGACATGGCCGTGATGGCCCGTGTCGATCCGCACGCGATCCATGCCGACGCGGCCGAGGCCCACCCCGAGTGGCTGGCCCGCGACCGGGACGGTAACCCGATCGAGCATTGGGCGTACCCGGGCGTCTGGCTGACCTGCGCGTTCACGCCGTACCACCGGCAGTTCATCACCGAGGTGATCCGCGAGATCGTCCGTGAGTACGACGTGGACGCGGTCTTCGCGAACCGGTGGGAGGGGTACTACGGGATCTCGTACAGCGAAGGCGCGCGGAAATCGTTCCGGGACGAGGCCGGTCTCGAGTTGCCACTCGAAGAGCACGGCGACGGCTGGCCGGAGTACGTCGCGTGGCGGCGCAGGCGACTGGGTGAACTGGTTGGGATCTGGGACCAGGCGGTCCGGGATCTCCGGCCGCACGCACGGTTCGTGCCGAACCTGGGTGCGCTCGCGGCGCGGGACCTGGCCCGCGATCTGGTCGGGCCGGTCGCGCCGCTGTTCATCGTCGACAAACAAGGCCGGCACGGGATCGAGGCGCCGTGGGCGGCCGGGCGGAACGGCAAGCGCAACCGCGGGGTGTTCCCGGATCGGCCGGTGCAGCTGATCACGTCGGTCGGGCCGGAGCACAAGTACCGCTGGAAGGACTCGGTCGCGCCGGCCGCGGAGACGAAGACCTGGATCGTCGACGGGTTCGCGCAGGGTGCGCTGCCGTGGTTCACGAAGTTCAACGCGAGCATCGCGGACGAGCGCTGGGTGCCGCCGGTCGTCGAGGCGTTCAACCTGCACGCGACGGTCGAACCCGTTCTGCGCGACCTGCGGATCACTGCCGAGGTCGCCGTCCTCGACGCGAGCCGGACCGGACAACTCCGGGCCGGAGACAACGATCACGAGGACGGCTTCTACCAGGCGCTGGTCGAGGCGCGGATCCCGTTCGAATTCGTCTCCGACCAGGTGATGACCCTCGAACGACTGCGTGCGTTCAAGGTCGTCGTACTCGCGAACGCCGAGCAGTTGAGCGACGAGCAGTGCGCGATCCTGCGCTCGTACGTCGACGGCGGCGGGTCGCTCGTGGCGGCGTACCAGAGCTCGTTGTACGACGAGGCTGGGGCGGCGCGCTCCGACTTCGGGCTTGGCGACGTACTCGAGGTGCAGCTGAGCGACAAGAGCCGGCCGGTGCAGAACAACTACATCGCGCTGACGGACCCGCATCCGGTGAACGCCGGGTTCGACGGTACGACGCGGATCATTGGCGGCACCCACATCATCGGGGTGTCGTCGGCCGCCGAGGCGCCGTTCCGCTTCATCCCGGACTTCCCGGATCTGCCGATGGAGGAGGTCTATCAGCGGGAGGCGCCGGACAAGCCGGCCGTGGTCTGCACCGAGAACGCTAAGGGCGGCCGGACGGTGTACTTCGCGTTCAACGTCGGCGCGATCTTCTGGGAGGCACTGCAGCCGGACCACGGGCGACTGATCGCGAACGCCGTCTCGTGGGCGCTCGGGAAGACACCGGGCGTGACTGTTGAAGGCGCGGGGCTGGTGGACGTCGCCGTCTACCGCGGCGACGCGGGCGCGGCCGTTGCCTTGGTCAACCTGACGAACCCGATGGCGATGCGCGGGCCGATCCGGGAGACCTTGCCGCTGCCGCCGCAGACTGTGTCGATCGCCGTACCCACCGATCGGGTGAAGGTCCGGCTCGTGGTGGCCGGAGTCGACGTCGAGCCGGCCGTGTCCGGCGGCCGGGTGGAGGTCGTGATCCCGACCGCCGGACTGCTGGAGGTCGTGCACGTGAATTGGAGCCAGGCATGA
- a CDS encoding hydroxypyruvate isomerase family protein, with protein sequence MEYRGHELSANVSMLFTELPYPVRFAAAAQAGFRIVESWWPFAVPDPSAAEIDDFVRTVSAAGVSLSALNFYGGDIAGGERGVASHPDRQEQLAANVSAMVGIAERTGCRLFNLLYGQLDDRWSPDEQAKTASDAIRSAAAAVGALGGTVLIEPLTEGLNGRYPLLTADDVLRLLDALDDVDNLSLLFDTFHLGSNGVDLLATAASVPVAHVQLADSPGRGEPGSGALPIDATLDALKAAGYQGAAACEYKPTTDTLTSLAWLG encoded by the coding sequence ATGGAGTACCGCGGCCACGAGCTGAGCGCGAACGTGTCGATGCTGTTCACCGAGCTGCCGTACCCGGTCCGGTTCGCCGCGGCCGCCCAGGCCGGTTTCCGGATCGTGGAGTCGTGGTGGCCGTTCGCCGTACCCGATCCGTCTGCCGCCGAGATCGACGACTTTGTGCGGACCGTTTCGGCCGCCGGTGTCTCGCTGAGCGCGTTGAACTTCTACGGCGGAGACATCGCCGGCGGAGAGCGCGGGGTCGCGTCGCATCCGGATCGGCAGGAGCAACTCGCGGCCAACGTTTCAGCCATGGTCGGCATTGCCGAGCGGACCGGTTGCCGGTTGTTCAACCTGCTCTACGGGCAACTCGACGATCGCTGGTCGCCGGACGAACAGGCGAAGACGGCGTCGGATGCGATCCGTTCTGCCGCTGCGGCTGTCGGCGCCCTGGGTGGGACGGTGTTGATCGAGCCGCTGACGGAGGGCCTGAACGGGCGCTATCCCCTGCTGACCGCGGACGACGTACTGCGGCTGCTCGATGCACTGGATGACGTCGACAATCTGTCGCTGCTGTTCGACACGTTCCATCTCGGCAGCAACGGCGTCGACCTACTGGCGACGGCGGCCTCGGTCCCCGTTGCGCATGTACAGCTCGCCGACAGCCCGGGCCGCGGCGAGCCCGGATCCGGAGCGCTGCCGATCGACGCCACGCTCGATGCGCTGAAGGCGGCGGGCTATCAGGGCGCCGCGGCCTGCGAGTACAAGCCGACGACGGACACGCTCACAAGTCTGGCATGGCTCGGCTAG
- a CDS encoding LysR family transcriptional regulator, with protein sequence MMDLHRLRLLREVHGRGTVHGAARALGYSPSAISQQLAVLEREAGTPLLERIGRNVRLTAAGQVLVRHAATLLDGVEAAEAELAAVAAGRVAGVVRIAAFQSAFIRIVAPAIRSLAAAHPDIRVEAAELEVEQAAPALRLQQLDVMVGDEYDGQPRAVHADLRREHLLREHIRVVLPEDHPEAAADRVPMAHLAELPWAACQPGTGHREMHVRVCRELGGFEPDLRYSSDDFLILIELVRTTGAGALLPDLVIGEGAPGVAVRLPAEGAVGRTVFLLTRRTRTPAVAAVADALTEAASRAMPDL encoded by the coding sequence ATGATGGATCTGCACCGGCTGCGTCTGCTCCGCGAGGTCCACGGTCGCGGCACCGTTCACGGCGCCGCCCGAGCGCTCGGCTATTCGCCCAGCGCGATCTCGCAGCAGCTGGCCGTCCTGGAGCGCGAAGCCGGCACGCCGTTGCTCGAGCGGATCGGTCGCAACGTCAGACTCACCGCCGCGGGCCAGGTCCTGGTGCGGCACGCGGCGACCCTGCTGGACGGAGTCGAGGCGGCCGAGGCGGAGCTCGCCGCGGTCGCCGCTGGGCGGGTCGCCGGAGTCGTCCGGATCGCGGCGTTCCAGTCCGCCTTCATCCGCATCGTCGCGCCGGCCATCCGCAGCCTCGCCGCGGCCCATCCCGATATCCGCGTCGAAGCCGCCGAGCTCGAGGTCGAACAGGCTGCGCCCGCGCTCCGGTTGCAGCAGTTGGACGTGATGGTCGGCGACGAGTACGACGGCCAGCCGCGCGCCGTACACGCCGACCTCCGCCGCGAGCACCTGCTCCGCGAACACATCCGCGTCGTACTCCCGGAAGACCACCCCGAGGCCGCGGCCGACCGGGTCCCCATGGCTCATCTCGCCGAGTTGCCCTGGGCGGCCTGCCAGCCAGGCACCGGGCATCGCGAGATGCACGTCCGCGTCTGCCGGGAGCTCGGCGGGTTCGAGCCAGATCTCCGCTACAGCTCGGACGACTTCCTGATCCTGATCGAGCTCGTCCGTACGACGGGCGCCGGCGCACTGCTCCCGGATCTGGTCATCGGCGAAGGCGCGCCCGGTGTCGCCGTACGGTTGCCGGCCGAAGGAGCTGTCGGACGGACGGTCTTCCTGCTGACCCGCCGTACCCGAACGCCTGCGGTAGCTGCGGTTGCGGACGCGCTGACGGAGGCGGCTAGCCGAGCCATGCCAGACTTGTGA